Proteins found in one Streptomyces sp. CB09001 genomic segment:
- a CDS encoding NAD(P)-binding domain-containing protein, translated as MNAYRNRTSSQDTAVTVIGLGPMGQAIANTLLTAGHAVTVWNRTAGRADGVVAAGAKRAKTPREAVGVSGLVLLSLTDYEAMYDILDGTADALAGRTLVNLSSDTPERTREAAAWATRHGATFLTGGVMTPAPMVGTEAAYVYYSGPGEVLKRHLPTLTLLGTPKHLGEDPGLAQLMYQAQLVVFLSTLSALMHATAMLGTAGMRAEQALPELLSAADSIGDIFRAGEERPGAALDAGEHPGHLSTVTMMGATSDHIVDTSTALGLDLGLPLAVQAHYRHAIENGHGRDNWTRIIDGIRAPR; from the coding sequence GTGAACGCATACCGGAACCGCACCAGCAGTCAGGACACCGCCGTCACCGTGATCGGACTGGGCCCCATGGGCCAGGCGATCGCCAACACCCTGCTCACCGCCGGCCACGCGGTCACCGTATGGAACCGCACCGCCGGCCGGGCCGACGGCGTGGTCGCCGCGGGTGCGAAGCGCGCGAAGACACCCCGCGAGGCCGTCGGAGTGAGCGGCCTCGTCCTCCTCAGCCTCACGGACTACGAGGCGATGTACGACATCCTCGACGGCACGGCGGACGCCCTCGCCGGCCGCACACTGGTCAACCTCAGCTCCGACACCCCCGAACGCACACGCGAGGCCGCGGCATGGGCCACGCGCCACGGCGCCACCTTCCTCACCGGAGGTGTCATGACCCCCGCGCCGATGGTCGGGACCGAGGCGGCGTACGTCTACTACAGCGGCCCCGGCGAGGTGCTGAAACGCCACCTGCCGACACTGACACTGCTCGGCACACCCAAGCACCTGGGGGAGGACCCGGGCCTGGCCCAACTCATGTACCAGGCCCAGCTGGTCGTGTTCCTCAGCACCCTGTCCGCCTTGATGCACGCCACCGCGATGCTGGGCACCGCGGGCATGAGAGCCGAGCAGGCGCTCCCCGAACTCCTCTCCGCCGCCGACTCCATCGGCGACATCTTCAGGGCGGGCGAAGAGCGCCCCGGCGCAGCGCTCGACGCCGGAGAGCATCCCGGCCACCTCAGCACCGTGACCATGATGGGCGCGACGTCGGACCACATCGTCGACACCAGCACAGCACTCGGCCTCGACCTCGGGCTCCCCTTGGCCGTTCAGGCCCACTATCGGCACGCGATCGAGAACGGCCACGGCAGGGACAACTGGACACGCATCATCGACGGCATCCGGGCACCGCGCTGA
- a CDS encoding discoidin domain-containing protein, with protein sequence MPSPAPRTLLTALTALALLAAVPSLTTATPAAAEPSTTAAAAWDTDRAATAYAADPAAVTASASENAGTAPGLAFDGDGGTRWSSDFTDGAWIRVDLGATIRVDRVTLDWEAAYGKRYVLEASTNGTDWTPFYTETAGTGGSVTAHTYPQEVRARYVRMRGVERATPYGYSLYTFKVYGGEPAPASTTRTNLALNHPAYSNVYQHAGNSPAFVTDGGRPADLKADATRWASDWNADRWVSVDLGATSTVDTVDLYWEAAYAVDYELQVSDDNRTWRTVYRPSAAEVAARRADVRSPGEATGRHDTVRLPQPATGRYVRMLGKERRSFYNPAPATAQFGYSLYEFEVWGTGGSAAAAYPALPGEQSGTYRTTFFDDFTSAALDRGKWRVVRTGTEMGSVNGESQAYVDSADTIRLENGALVLRAKHCKGCTKAGGGTYDFTSGRIDTNTKFDFTYGRVSARMKLPVGDGFWPAFWLLGSNVDDPSVSWPASGETDIMENIGYGDWTSSALHGPGYSADGNVGARQVYPGGGRADQWHTYAVEWTPTGMKFSVDDRVVQETTRNKLESTRGAWVFDHDQYVILNLALGGAYPAGWNQVTSPYWGLPQSSVDRIAAGGVQAEVDWVRVEQKG encoded by the coding sequence ATGCCGTCCCCTGCCCCCCGCACCCTTCTCACCGCCCTGACCGCGCTCGCCCTGCTGGCCGCGGTCCCGTCCCTCACCACCGCCACCCCGGCCGCCGCCGAGCCCTCCACCACCGCCGCGGCGGCCTGGGACACCGACCGCGCGGCCACCGCCTACGCCGCCGACCCGGCCGCGGTCACCGCCTCGGCGAGCGAGAACGCCGGAACCGCGCCCGGCCTCGCCTTCGACGGCGACGGCGGCACCCGCTGGTCCAGCGACTTCACCGACGGCGCCTGGATCCGCGTCGACCTCGGCGCGACGATCCGCGTCGACCGGGTGACCCTGGACTGGGAGGCGGCCTACGGCAAGAGATACGTACTGGAGGCCTCCACCAACGGCACCGACTGGACGCCCTTCTACACGGAGACCGCCGGCACCGGCGGATCGGTCACCGCGCACACCTACCCGCAGGAAGTGCGGGCCCGCTACGTCCGCATGCGCGGCGTCGAACGCGCCACCCCCTACGGCTACTCCCTCTACACCTTCAAGGTCTACGGCGGCGAACCGGCCCCCGCCTCCACCACGCGCACCAACCTCGCCCTCAACCACCCCGCGTACTCGAACGTCTACCAGCACGCCGGCAACTCACCGGCGTTCGTCACCGACGGCGGCCGCCCGGCCGACCTCAAGGCCGACGCCACCCGCTGGGCCAGCGACTGGAACGCCGACCGCTGGGTCTCCGTCGACCTCGGTGCCACCTCCACCGTCGACACGGTCGACCTGTACTGGGAGGCGGCCTACGCCGTCGACTACGAACTCCAGGTCTCCGACGACAACCGCACCTGGCGCACCGTGTACCGCCCCTCCGCCGCCGAGGTCGCCGCCCGCCGGGCAGACGTCAGGTCCCCCGGCGAGGCCACCGGCCGCCACGACACCGTGCGCCTGCCCCAGCCCGCCACCGGCCGCTACGTCCGCATGCTCGGCAAGGAACGCCGCTCCTTCTACAACCCGGCGCCAGCCACCGCCCAGTTCGGCTACTCCCTCTACGAGTTCGAGGTCTGGGGCACCGGAGGCAGCGCGGCCGCCGCCTACCCGGCGCTGCCCGGTGAACAGTCCGGCACCTACCGGACCACGTTCTTCGACGACTTCACCTCGGCCGCCCTGGACCGCGGCAAGTGGCGCGTCGTCCGCACCGGCACGGAGATGGGCTCCGTCAACGGCGAGTCGCAGGCCTACGTCGACTCGGCCGACACCATCCGCCTGGAGAACGGCGCCCTGGTCCTGCGTGCCAAGCACTGCAAGGGCTGCACGAAGGCAGGCGGCGGCACCTACGACTTCACGTCCGGCCGCATCGACACCAACACGAAGTTCGACTTCACCTACGGCCGGGTCAGCGCCCGCATGAAACTCCCCGTCGGCGACGGCTTCTGGCCCGCCTTCTGGCTGCTCGGCAGTAACGTCGACGACCCCTCCGTGTCCTGGCCCGCCTCCGGCGAGACCGACATCATGGAGAACATCGGCTACGGCGACTGGACCAGCAGCGCCCTGCACGGCCCGGGCTACTCGGCCGACGGCAACGTCGGCGCGCGCCAGGTGTACCCCGGTGGCGGCCGGGCCGACCAGTGGCACACCTACGCGGTGGAGTGGACGCCGACGGGCATGAAGTTCTCCGTCGACGACCGCGTGGTCCAGGAGACGACCCGCAACAAGCTGGAGTCGACGCGCGGCGCCTGGGTCTTCGACCACGACCAGTACGTCATCCTCAACCTCGCGCTCGGCGGCGCCTACCCGGCGGGCTGGAACCAGGTCACCAGTCCCTACTGGGGCCTGCCGCAGTCCAGCGTGGACCGGATCGCGGCCGGGGGAGTGCAGGCGGAAGTGGACTGGGTGCGGGTCGAACAGAAGGGGTAG
- a CDS encoding MAB_1171c family putative transporter, translating to MSPSFHVPYILPTALLALALVLKLPTFLRASRDPDVRATTLLLVWATAVLVVITPVNIERLNVLTGIPNIASPWAYSFLTAFCATGLTMIMRWREAPSVRRRRRIRRIYWIYAGIVAVLWLTFVLADVPTARVYDLDTYYAGTPWMREHILLYIAAHMVSSLVAVSMLWKWFPEVVNRWLKAGVVFLQLGFASGLVFDGAKLAAIGARWSGHDWDVLSTRTAPPFALMEAALVALGFIVPQAGPFLQKWIRDRREYRRLAPLWHALRSLTPAAAEARFGPWAPLDLRLLQRRQRIHDALRVLGPYLDPVLHQQAREAAQAGSGDPDADGVAGAITISAAVSTYQQGGPPVAHLQGPRGGAVVGGHIEGIASALHRPRILQDVRRRMTSTESAHHHG from the coding sequence ATGAGCCCGTCCTTCCACGTTCCCTACATCCTGCCCACCGCGCTGCTGGCGCTGGCCCTCGTGCTGAAGCTCCCCACGTTCCTGCGGGCCTCGCGCGACCCGGACGTCAGGGCGACCACCCTGCTGCTGGTCTGGGCCACCGCCGTCCTGGTCGTGATCACCCCGGTCAACATAGAACGGCTCAACGTCCTCACGGGAATACCGAACATCGCCTCCCCCTGGGCCTACTCCTTCCTCACCGCCTTCTGCGCCACCGGCCTGACCATGATCATGCGCTGGCGGGAGGCACCGTCGGTGAGACGCCGGCGCAGAATCCGCCGCATCTACTGGATCTACGCGGGGATCGTCGCCGTCCTGTGGCTGACGTTCGTCCTGGCCGACGTCCCCACGGCACGCGTCTACGACCTGGACACCTACTACGCCGGCACCCCCTGGATGCGCGAGCACATCCTGCTCTACATCGCCGCGCACATGGTGTCGTCCCTCGTGGCGGTCTCCATGCTGTGGAAGTGGTTCCCCGAAGTGGTCAACCGCTGGCTGAAGGCCGGAGTGGTGTTCCTGCAACTGGGGTTCGCGTCGGGACTCGTCTTCGACGGAGCGAAGTTGGCCGCGATCGGAGCCCGTTGGTCGGGACACGACTGGGACGTACTGAGCACCCGGACCGCGCCCCCGTTCGCGCTCATGGAAGCCGCCCTCGTCGCACTCGGCTTCATCGTCCCCCAGGCCGGGCCCTTCCTGCAGAAATGGATACGGGACCGGCGCGAGTACCGTCGGCTCGCCCCGCTGTGGCACGCCCTGCGCAGCCTCACCCCGGCGGCAGCGGAAGCACGCTTCGGACCGTGGGCTCCACTCGACCTGCGCCTGTTGCAACGACGGCAGCGCATCCACGACGCCCTGCGCGTGCTCGGTCCCTACCTCGACCCGGTCCTCCACCAGCAGGCCCGCGAAGCCGCACAGGCCGGGTCCGGCGACCCGGACGCGGACGGAGTCGCCGGAGCCATCACGATCAGTGCCGCTGTCAGTACCTACCAGCAGGGCGGGCCCCCCGTCGCCCACCTCCAGGGGCCGCGGGGAGGCGCGGTCGTGGGCGGCCACATCGAAGGCATCGCGTCCGCCCTGCACCGGCCCCGCATTCTCCAAGACGTCCGCCGACGCATGACCAGCACAGAAAGCGCGCATCACCATGGCTGA
- a CDS encoding pyridoxamine 5'-phosphate oxidase family protein, translating into MSVQRPRAEQPTTGLDARYSSALNPRPGAADVTATEWDEARRRLEAAEIFWVATVRPGGGPHVTPVIAAWHAGVLYFSTGPGEQKARNLAHDAHCALITGGNSLTEGFDLVVEGEAEPVGDPALLEEVIAAYEAKYGSHITSAEGTFHGIGDAMRRGDAVLFAVAPVTAYGFGRDDGVYSHTRWGF; encoded by the coding sequence ATGTCCGTGCAACGACCCAGGGCCGAGCAGCCCACAACCGGGCTCGACGCCCGCTACAGCTCCGCACTCAATCCTCGGCCCGGCGCCGCGGACGTCACCGCCACCGAGTGGGACGAGGCCCGGCGCCGTCTGGAGGCCGCCGAGATCTTCTGGGTGGCCACGGTGCGGCCCGGTGGCGGGCCGCACGTCACGCCGGTGATCGCGGCGTGGCACGCCGGTGTGCTGTATTTCTCCACCGGGCCGGGTGAGCAGAAGGCCCGGAACCTGGCGCACGACGCGCACTGCGCGCTGATCACGGGCGGAAACTCGCTGACCGAGGGGTTCGACCTCGTGGTCGAGGGCGAGGCGGAGCCGGTCGGTGACCCGGCGTTGCTGGAGGAGGTGATCGCGGCGTACGAGGCGAAGTACGGATCGCACATCACGTCGGCCGAAGGCACCTTCCACGGCATCGGGGACGCCATGCGGCGCGGAGACGCGGTGCTGTTCGCGGTGGCCCCGGTCACCGCGTACGGGTTCGGCCGGGACGACGGGGTCTACAGCCATACGCGGTGGGGGTTCTGA
- a CDS encoding SAM-dependent methyltransferase: MTAGTPRPHIDTSKPHPARVYDWLLGGKDNYPVDQRVGETLPEEARGNAARNRAFMHRAAAWLAKNGVDQFLDIGTGIPTEPNLHQIVQAISPAARVVYADNDPIVLRHAQALLTSTPEGATDFLHADVRQPAAILERVREVLDFDRPIALSLIALLHFLPDDEDPYRVVRTLVDSLPSGSYLLLSHGTADQHPELKQETESAYKKGAIPLRMRTRSEVEPFFSGLELVAPGLVFATEWYQEEPAPVRERSGFHVGVARVP; the protein is encoded by the coding sequence GTGACCGCCGGTACACCCAGACCCCACATCGACACGAGCAAGCCGCACCCGGCCCGCGTCTACGACTGGCTGCTGGGCGGCAAGGACAACTACCCCGTCGACCAGCGGGTCGGCGAGACCCTCCCCGAGGAGGCGCGCGGCAACGCGGCCCGGAACCGGGCGTTCATGCACCGAGCGGCGGCCTGGCTGGCGAAGAACGGCGTCGACCAGTTCCTGGACATCGGCACCGGCATCCCCACCGAACCCAACCTGCACCAGATCGTGCAGGCGATCAGCCCGGCCGCCCGGGTGGTCTACGCGGACAACGACCCGATCGTCCTCAGGCACGCCCAGGCGCTGCTGACCAGCACCCCGGAGGGGGCAACGGACTTCCTCCACGCGGACGTACGACAGCCCGCGGCGATCCTCGAACGCGTCCGTGAGGTACTGGACTTCGACCGTCCCATCGCCCTCTCCCTGATCGCGCTCCTGCACTTCCTGCCGGACGACGAGGACCCGTACCGTGTCGTGCGCACCCTCGTGGACTCCCTTCCCTCCGGCAGCTACCTGCTCCTCTCGCACGGCACCGCCGACCAGCACCCGGAGCTGAAGCAGGAGACCGAGTCGGCGTACAAGAAGGGCGCCATCCCGCTGCGGATGCGCACCCGGAGCGAGGTCGAACCCTTCTTCTCCGGTCTTGAACTCGTCGCGCCCGGGCTGGTGTTCGCCACCGAGTGGTACCAGGAGGAACCGGCACCGGTGCGGGAACGCAGCGGCTTCCATGTGGGCGTGGCCCGGGTTCCCTGA
- a CDS encoding helix-turn-helix domain-containing protein, with the protein MARAPRSGPYVCGIDAALDVVSGKWKGLILWELDAHRVRRFAELRRALPGVSEKMLTQHLREMEEDGLVHRKVFAEVPPRVEYSLTDHGRTLNRALGSLGAWGTERIRREGCEVRGAQPSVLHREHR; encoded by the coding sequence ATGGCCAGGGCACCGAGGTCCGGACCCTACGTCTGCGGCATCGATGCCGCGCTCGACGTGGTGAGCGGCAAGTGGAAGGGGCTGATCCTCTGGGAGCTGGACGCCCATCGCGTACGTCGCTTCGCCGAGCTGCGCCGCGCCCTGCCGGGGGTGAGCGAGAAGATGCTGACGCAGCACCTGCGGGAGATGGAGGAGGACGGTCTCGTCCACCGGAAGGTGTTCGCGGAGGTACCGCCGCGAGTGGAGTACTCCCTGACGGACCACGGGCGCACGCTCAACCGGGCACTCGGTTCCCTGGGCGCCTGGGGTACCGAGCGGATACGGCGCGAGGGGTGCGAGGTGCGAGGTGCGCAGCCGTCCGTACTCCATCGGGAGCACCGATGA
- a CDS encoding alpha/beta hydrolase family protein, whose protein sequence is MFANVPTVLTPLRARLLLVLAVLLAVLTPTAPGALAAGRPETGATRPGAEVVAVTRVADRQVDLSVRSAALGGRTVDVRLLTPDGWNPHDRRHRQHWPTLWLLHGCCGDYTSWTSMTDVAETDSLRDVLVVMPEAGWNGWYSDWWNHGQGGDPAWETFHTKELRHLLERDWGAGSDRVVAGLSMGGQGALLYAARHPGMFRATAAFSGSAHPLLNDESVDRIMGFFAGQDNDPLRVWGDPVAQRAIWQAHDPFHLAKRLRSIPVYLSCGDGTTGPLDAPGATSALEADFNRQNHALAAELKRVGARHVTTNFYGPGTHGWAYWERELHASLPMLLGALGVGG, encoded by the coding sequence GTGTTCGCGAACGTGCCCACTGTCCTCACCCCGCTGCGAGCGAGACTCCTCCTGGTCCTCGCCGTCCTGCTGGCCGTCCTGACGCCGACCGCCCCAGGGGCCCTGGCCGCCGGGAGACCGGAGACCGGCGCCACCCGCCCCGGCGCGGAGGTCGTCGCCGTCACCCGGGTCGCGGACCGGCAGGTCGACCTGTCGGTACGGTCGGCGGCCCTGGGCGGCCGCACGGTCGACGTCCGTCTCCTCACCCCCGACGGCTGGAACCCGCACGACCGACGCCACCGGCAGCACTGGCCCACCCTCTGGCTCCTGCACGGCTGCTGCGGCGACTACACGTCGTGGACGAGCATGACGGACGTGGCGGAGACGGACAGTCTGCGCGACGTCCTGGTCGTGATGCCCGAGGCGGGCTGGAACGGCTGGTACAGCGACTGGTGGAACCACGGGCAGGGCGGCGACCCGGCATGGGAGACGTTCCACACCAAGGAACTGCGCCACCTCCTGGAACGCGACTGGGGCGCGGGCAGCGACCGCGTGGTCGCCGGCCTGTCCATGGGCGGCCAGGGCGCCCTGCTGTACGCCGCCCGGCACCCGGGCATGTTCAGGGCGACGGCGGCCTTCTCCGGCTCCGCCCACCCCCTCCTGAACGACGAGTCCGTCGACCGCATCATGGGCTTCTTCGCCGGCCAGGACAACGACCCCCTCCGCGTCTGGGGCGACCCGGTCGCCCAACGCGCCATCTGGCAGGCCCACGACCCCTTCCACCTCGCCAAGCGACTGAGGTCGATCCCGGTCTACCTCTCCTGCGGCGACGGCACCACCGGCCCCCTGGACGCACCGGGCGCCACGAGCGCCCTGGAGGCCGACTTCAACCGGCAGAACCACGCGCTCGCGGCCGAGCTGAAGCGCGTCGGCGCGCGGCACGTGACGACCAACTTCTACGGCCCGGGGACCCACGGCTGGGCCTACTGGGAGCGTGAACTGCACGCCTCCCTGCCGATGCTGCTGGGAGCGCTGGGGGTCGGCGGCTGA
- a CDS encoding FAD-dependent monooxygenase, whose protein sequence is MAEGTVTRRPTAVVIGASATGLLAAAALADFADVTVVERDRLPDGPEPRRGVPQARHAHLVWSGGVKAFDELLPGLTGEIVARGGRLVHIMGEMVSRAPNEVWFRRFTSTHHRNLVCSRDLLDSVLRSRVLADERITLCQETIALGLEGDARAVTGVHIRAGSDADADADASASADTGASAGAGAEESTLRADLVVDASGRGSRAPRWLTELGAPSVTEREVNAGVAYATRLYRAPEAARHIDFPLVNVQANPAKAPGRGGIILPIEGNRWIVTLAGTRGGEPTDDPDAFVEFALSLDDPVIGELVKGLEPLGDVITTRATANRRRYYEQVRHWPDGFLVLGDAIAGYNPVYGHGLTVAAQCALAVRDTLGAAGPGHPGLARRLQRAAARPVAAAWDLAVGQDALYPGATDTRPNGVERLLARFVDRAVETGARNPRAMAALLDVMSLERPATRLFSPDMLIPMFIGPRRPHLQGPPLTDAERKAAMP, encoded by the coding sequence ATGGCTGAAGGAACCGTCACCCGCCGGCCCACCGCAGTGGTCATCGGCGCCAGTGCCACCGGTCTGCTCGCCGCGGCGGCCCTCGCGGACTTCGCCGACGTCACCGTCGTCGAACGCGACCGCCTCCCCGACGGGCCCGAACCGCGCAGGGGCGTTCCCCAGGCCCGCCACGCACACCTGGTGTGGAGCGGAGGAGTCAAGGCCTTCGACGAGCTCCTCCCCGGTCTCACCGGTGAGATCGTCGCCCGCGGGGGCCGTTTGGTGCACATCATGGGCGAGATGGTCTCCCGGGCCCCCAACGAAGTGTGGTTCCGCCGTTTCACCTCCACCCATCACCGCAACCTGGTCTGCTCCCGCGACCTCCTCGACTCCGTCCTGCGAAGCCGCGTCCTGGCCGACGAACGCATCACACTCTGCCAGGAGACCATCGCACTCGGCCTCGAAGGCGACGCCAGGGCGGTCACCGGCGTGCACATACGCGCAGGCTCAGACGCCGACGCCGACGCCGACGCCAGTGCCAGTGCGGATACCGGTGCCAGTGCCGGTGCCGGAGCCGAGGAAAGCACCCTGCGCGCGGACCTGGTCGTCGACGCGTCGGGCCGCGGGTCCCGCGCTCCGCGATGGCTCACCGAGCTGGGAGCGCCGAGCGTCACGGAGCGAGAGGTCAACGCCGGCGTCGCCTACGCCACCCGTCTCTACCGCGCCCCCGAGGCGGCCCGGCACATCGACTTCCCCCTCGTGAACGTGCAGGCCAACCCGGCCAAGGCACCCGGGCGGGGAGGCATCATCCTGCCCATCGAGGGAAACCGCTGGATCGTCACGCTGGCCGGCACCCGCGGCGGTGAACCCACCGACGATCCCGACGCCTTCGTCGAGTTCGCACTCAGTCTCGACGATCCCGTCATCGGCGAACTCGTCAAGGGCCTCGAGCCACTCGGGGACGTCATCACCACCCGAGCAACGGCCAACCGCCGTCGCTACTACGAGCAGGTCAGACACTGGCCGGACGGCTTCCTCGTCCTCGGCGACGCCATCGCCGGCTACAACCCCGTCTACGGGCATGGTCTGACCGTCGCCGCCCAGTGTGCCCTCGCCGTCCGCGACACGCTCGGCGCGGCCGGGCCGGGACATCCGGGCCTCGCGCGGCGCCTTCAGCGTGCCGCCGCCCGACCGGTGGCCGCCGCCTGGGACTTGGCCGTCGGCCAGGACGCCCTGTATCCCGGAGCCACCGACACCCGGCCCAACGGCGTCGAACGTCTCCTCGCCCGCTTCGTGGACAGAGCCGTGGAGACCGGCGCACGCAATCCGCGCGCCATGGCTGCCCTGCTGGACGTCATGAGCCTGGAGCGACCAGCGACCCGGCTGTTCTCGCCCGACATGCTCATCCCCATGTTCATCGGTCCCAGGAGACCGCACCTGCAAGGACCACCCCTCACCGATGCGGAGCGAAAGGCCGCCATGCCGTAG
- a CDS encoding phosphodiester glycosidase family protein, giving the protein MKQRKKRLCAATGVVLGALTALAALPPAAVASPHPGGDPPSARHALPLGPADLPERRTTTTLQPGVTLTRIVRGNADDPALHWTVEVSIPGGDSSPDPDAPPTALKDRASADELAAALRRDGFEARVEEVTTPATADYRGGTLGWRVRIGTFDAQTAATAERTRLRAAGYSGSAVYTGWDGEATDRGPWHVDVLTIDPRTFRGTLDASYGPDLENRETASALSASAAATAAVNAGFFVLDPKAGAPGDPAGVGVYDGRLLSEPVAGRPALVVHDNGRRTEIARLTWRGTIATRAASLPLNGVNRVPGLIRNCGGSAGDTPTSLPLHDVTCTNPDELVTFTPDYGARTPEGAGAEAVLDAHDRVVELRSPRGGTIPRGGSSVQATGERVADLTALAHVGERLRVSTTLLDGRGRRMSPSSRTDIVNAGPELVRDGRIHITPATDGMVHPGDPSWYYGWVHKRNPRTLAGVDAAGRTVLVTADGRSTDSLGLSIGEGAEVARSLGLRAAVNLDGGGSTTMVAEGSVLNSPSDAAGERPVGEALLILPHRHDT; this is encoded by the coding sequence ATGAAGCAGAGGAAGAAGCGGCTGTGCGCCGCCACGGGTGTCGTCCTCGGTGCCCTCACCGCGCTGGCCGCGCTCCCACCGGCCGCCGTCGCGTCCCCGCACCCCGGTGGGGACCCGCCGTCCGCCCGTCACGCCCTTCCCCTGGGCCCCGCCGACCTCCCCGAGCGCCGCACCACGACCACCCTCCAGCCGGGCGTCACCCTGACCCGCATCGTGCGCGGGAACGCCGACGACCCGGCACTCCACTGGACCGTCGAGGTGTCGATCCCGGGCGGCGACTCCTCCCCGGACCCCGACGCACCGCCGACGGCCCTCAAGGACCGGGCGAGCGCCGACGAACTGGCCGCCGCACTGCGCCGGGACGGCTTCGAGGCGAGGGTGGAGGAGGTGACGACACCCGCGACGGCCGACTACCGGGGCGGCACCCTCGGCTGGCGGGTCCGCATCGGCACCTTCGACGCGCAGACCGCCGCGACGGCCGAACGCACCCGCCTGAGAGCGGCCGGCTACTCGGGCTCCGCCGTCTACACCGGCTGGGACGGCGAGGCGACGGACCGGGGCCCGTGGCACGTCGACGTCCTCACCATCGACCCGCGCACATTCCGCGGCACTCTCGACGCGTCGTACGGCCCCGACCTGGAGAACCGCGAGACGGCCAGCGCGCTCTCGGCCTCGGCCGCCGCGACGGCCGCGGTCAACGCCGGCTTCTTCGTCCTCGACCCCAAGGCGGGCGCCCCGGGCGATCCCGCCGGAGTGGGCGTGTACGACGGCCGCCTGCTGAGCGAACCGGTGGCCGGACGCCCGGCCCTGGTCGTCCACGACAACGGCCGCCGCACCGAGATCGCCCGCCTCACCTGGCGGGGCACGATCGCCACCCGCGCCGCCTCCCTCCCCCTCAACGGTGTCAACCGCGTGCCCGGCCTGATCAGGAACTGCGGCGGCAGCGCGGGCGACACCCCGACGTCGCTCCCGCTCCACGACGTCACCTGCACCAACCCCGACGAGCTGGTCACCTTCACCCCGGACTACGGCGCCCGCACCCCCGAGGGAGCAGGTGCGGAAGCCGTGCTGGACGCCCACGACCGGGTCGTGGAACTGCGCTCACCACGCGGTGGAACGATCCCCCGGGGCGGCAGCTCGGTCCAGGCGACGGGCGAACGCGTCGCCGACCTGACGGCCCTGGCCCACGTGGGCGAACGCCTGCGCGTGAGCACGACCCTGCTGGACGGCCGCGGTCGCCGGATGTCCCCCTCGTCCCGTACCGACATCGTGAACGCGGGTCCCGAGCTGGTCCGCGACGGCCGTATCCACATCACCCCCGCCACCGACGGCATGGTGCACCCCGGCGACCCGAGCTGGTACTACGGCTGGGTGCACAAACGCAACCCGCGCACCCTGGCCGGGGTGGACGCCGCGGGCCGCACCGTCCTCGTCACCGCCGACGGACGCAGCACGGACTCCCTCGGACTCAGCATCGGCGAGGGCGCGGAGGTCGCGAGGTCACTCGGCCTGCGCGCCGCCGTCAACCTGGACGGCGGCGGCTCGACGACGATGGTGGCCGAGGGCTCCGTACTCAACTCCCCTTCGGACGCCGCAGGCGAACGCCCGGTCGGGGAAGCGCTGTTGATCCTGCCGCACCGGCACGACACCTGA
- a CDS encoding SAM-dependent methyltransferase codes for MTSLSSGESAAHPDRIDTSRPHPARMYDYFLGGKDNYEVDQRAAEQFMKAAPEVREGVLANRHFMHRAVRHVVAEGGVRQILDVGTGLPTEPNVHQIARSVAPGTRVAYVDNDPIVATHSRALADDPDTAVVLADLRDPRAILDHPEVRAVIDFDLPVALLLVAVVHFVADAQDPAGIVATLRDALPAGSYLVLSHATGDVHEDRREDAAAVYNKATASLNLRSHAQILDLFGDFAMVGPGLVRVTDWRPEEARRPDAPPIGIYGGVARKGA; via the coding sequence ATGACGTCCCTGAGCAGTGGCGAGAGCGCCGCCCACCCCGACCGGATCGACACGAGCAGGCCCCATCCGGCGCGGATGTACGACTACTTCCTCGGCGGCAAGGACAACTACGAGGTTGACCAGAGGGCCGCCGAGCAGTTCATGAAGGCGGCGCCCGAGGTGCGTGAGGGGGTCCTCGCCAACCGGCACTTCATGCACCGGGCGGTGCGCCACGTGGTGGCCGAGGGCGGCGTCCGCCAGATACTCGACGTGGGCACGGGCCTGCCCACCGAACCCAACGTGCACCAGATCGCGCGGTCCGTCGCGCCCGGGACCCGGGTCGCGTACGTCGACAACGACCCCATCGTCGCCACCCACTCGAGGGCCCTGGCGGACGACCCGGACACCGCCGTCGTCCTGGCCGACCTGCGCGACCCCCGCGCGATCCTCGACCATCCCGAGGTGCGCGCGGTCATCGACTTCGACCTGCCGGTGGCGCTGCTGCTGGTCGCCGTCGTGCACTTCGTGGCCGACGCGCAGGACCCGGCGGGCATCGTCGCCACGCTGCGCGACGCGCTGCCCGCCGGGTCCTACCTCGTCCTGTCGCACGCGACGGGCGACGTCCACGAGGACCGGCGTGAGGACGCGGCGGCCGTCTACAACAAGGCCACCGCGTCCCTCAACCTGCGTTCACACGCGCAGATCCTCGATCTGTTCGGGGACTTCGCGATGGTCGGGCCGGGGCTGGTCCGGGTCACCGACTGGCGCCCCGAGGAGGCACGGCGCCCCGACGCCCCGCCCATCGGCATCTACGGCGGAGTGGCGCGGAAGGGCGCCTGA